From Streptomyces sp. NBC_00775, one genomic window encodes:
- a CDS encoding DUF3043 domain-containing protein: MPPNPVPLGFVFRSRAKEEKAPADKAQVTDSKQTRDPQAPKGRPTPKRSEAQTQRRSVANTPTTRKEAAKRQRDERRTQMERQRQALASGDERYLPARDKGPVRKFARDFVDSRFCIAEFFLPLAVVILVMSMVRIGSLQNIALLLWLVVIVMIVVDSIGIAIRLKKQLATRFPDLPKKGAVPYALMRTLQMRRLRLPKPQVKRGERP, from the coding sequence ATGCCCCCGAACCCCGTACCCTTGGGTTTTGTGTTCCGTAGCCGTGCCAAGGAAGAGAAGGCCCCCGCCGACAAGGCGCAGGTGACCGACTCCAAGCAGACCCGTGACCCGCAGGCCCCCAAGGGCCGCCCCACGCCCAAGCGCAGTGAGGCCCAGACCCAGCGTCGCAGCGTGGCCAATACGCCGACGACGCGCAAGGAGGCGGCCAAGCGCCAGCGCGACGAGCGCCGTACGCAGATGGAGAGGCAGCGCCAGGCGCTGGCCAGTGGTGACGAGCGCTATCTGCCCGCCCGCGACAAGGGGCCGGTGCGGAAGTTCGCGCGTGACTTCGTGGACTCGCGGTTCTGCATCGCCGAGTTCTTCCTGCCGCTGGCCGTGGTCATCCTCGTGATGAGCATGGTGCGGATCGGCTCGCTGCAGAACATCGCGCTGCTGCTGTGGCTCGTGGTGATCGTGATGATCGTGGTCGACTCGATCGGCATCGCGATCCGCCTGAAGAAGCAGCTCGCCACGCGCTTCCCCGACCTGCCCAAGAAGGGCGCGGTCCCCTACGCGCTGATGCGCACGCTCCAGATGCGTCGACTCCGGCTGCCGAAGCCGCAGGTCAAGCGCGGAGAGCGGCCCTGA
- the nadA gene encoding quinolinate synthase NadA — protein sequence MTTAQTQELDVQPTPLALLLLGREADPRSERGVECPGDLPSPSDPDLVERARAAKEKLGDKVFVLGHHYQRDEVIQFADVTGDSFKLARDAAARPEAEYIVFCGVHFMAESADILTSDDQKVVLPDLAAGCSMADMATAEQVAECWDVLTEAGIAEQVVPVSYMNSSADIKAFTGKHGGTICTSSNAQRALEWAFEQGSKVLFLPDQHLGRNTAVRDMGMSLDDCVLYNPHKPNGGLTAEQLRDAKMILWRGHCSVHGRFSLDSVNDVRERIPGVNVLVHPECKNEVVAAADYVGSTEYIIKALEAAPAGSKWAIGTELNLVRRLANRFAPEGKEIVFLDKTVCFCSTMNRIDLPHLVWTLESLAEGNLVNRIEVDRETEQFAKLALERMLALP from the coding sequence GTGACCACCGCCCAGACCCAGGAGCTCGACGTACAGCCGACGCCCCTCGCCCTGCTGCTGCTCGGCCGCGAGGCCGACCCGAGGAGCGAGCGCGGCGTGGAGTGTCCCGGCGACCTGCCCTCCCCGTCCGACCCGGACCTGGTGGAGCGCGCCCGCGCGGCCAAGGAGAAGCTCGGGGACAAGGTCTTCGTGCTCGGCCACCACTACCAGCGCGACGAGGTCATCCAGTTCGCGGACGTCACGGGCGACTCCTTCAAGCTGGCCCGGGACGCGGCAGCGCGCCCGGAGGCCGAGTACATCGTCTTCTGCGGTGTGCACTTCATGGCGGAGTCGGCGGACATCCTGACGAGCGACGACCAGAAGGTCGTGCTGCCGGATCTCGCGGCCGGCTGCTCGATGGCCGACATGGCCACCGCCGAGCAGGTCGCCGAGTGCTGGGACGTGCTGACCGAGGCCGGGATAGCCGAGCAGGTCGTCCCCGTCTCGTACATGAACTCGTCCGCGGACATCAAGGCGTTCACGGGCAAGCACGGCGGCACGATCTGCACCTCGTCGAATGCTCAGCGGGCGCTGGAGTGGGCCTTCGAGCAGGGGTCGAAGGTGCTCTTCCTGCCCGACCAGCACCTCGGCCGCAACACCGCAGTCCGCGACATGGGCATGTCCCTCGACGACTGCGTCCTGTACAACCCGCACAAGCCGAACGGCGGCCTGACGGCGGAGCAGCTGCGGGACGCGAAGATGATCCTGTGGCGGGGCCACTGCTCGGTCCACGGCCGCTTCTCGCTGGACTCGGTGAACGACGTCCGCGAGCGGATCCCCGGCGTGAACGTGCTCGTCCACCCCGAGTGCAAGAACGAGGTCGTCGCGGCGGCGGACTACGTGGGTTCCACGGAGTACATCATCAAGGCCCTCGAAGCCGCGCCGGCCGGCTCGAAGTGGGCGATCGGCACGGAGCTGAACCTGGTCCGGCGCCTCGCCAACCGTTTCGCGCCCGAGGGCAAGGAGATCGTCTTCCTCGACAAGACGGTCTGCTTCTGCTCGACGATGAACCGCATCGACCTGCCCCACCTGGTGTGGACCCTGGAGTCCCTCGCCGAGGGCAACCTGGTCAACCGCATCGAGGTGGACCGCGAGACGGAACAGTTCGCCAAGCTGGCACTTGAGCGGATGCTGGCGCTTCCGTAG
- a CDS encoding PspA/IM30 family protein — protein MSGVMKRMGMIFRAKANKALDRAEDPRETLDYSYQKQLELLQKVRRGVADVATSRKRLELQLNQLQNQSTKLEDQGRKALALGREDLAREALSRRAALQQQVTDLETQHQTLQGEEEKLTLAAQRLQAKVDAFRTKKETIKATYTAAQAQTRIGEAFSGISEEMGDVGMAIQRAEDKTAQLQARAGAIDELLASGALDDQSGLAKDDIQSELDRLSGGTDVELELQRMKAELAGGSSSQQAIEGGTGQSQSQTQDTPRFDKQ, from the coding sequence ATGAGCGGTGTCATGAAGCGTATGGGGATGATCTTCCGCGCGAAGGCGAACAAGGCCCTTGACCGGGCCGAGGACCCGCGCGAAACCCTCGATTACTCGTACCAGAAGCAGCTGGAGCTGCTGCAGAAGGTGCGCCGCGGTGTCGCGGATGTGGCGACCAGCCGCAAGCGCCTCGAACTGCAGCTGAACCAGCTCCAGAACCAGTCCACCAAGCTGGAGGACCAGGGCCGCAAGGCGCTCGCGCTCGGCCGCGAGGACCTGGCCCGTGAGGCGCTGTCGCGCCGTGCCGCGCTCCAGCAGCAGGTCACCGACCTGGAGACGCAGCACCAGACCCTCCAGGGCGAGGAGGAGAAGCTCACCCTCGCGGCCCAGCGACTCCAGGCGAAGGTCGACGCCTTCCGCACCAAGAAGGAAACGATCAAGGCGACCTACACGGCTGCCCAGGCACAGACCCGCATCGGCGAGGCCTTCTCCGGCATCTCCGAGGAGATGGGCGACGTCGGCATGGCCATCCAGCGTGCCGAGGACAAGACCGCGCAGCTCCAGGCGCGCGCCGGCGCCATCGACGAGCTGCTCGCCTCCGGAGCCCTCGACGACCAGTCCGGTCTGGCCAAGGACGACATCCAGAGCGAGCTGGACCGGCTCTCCGGTGGTACGGATGTAGAGCTGGAGCTGCAGCGCATGAAGGCGGAGCTGGCCGGTGGGTCCTCGTCGCAGCAGGCGATCGAGGGCGGCACGGGGCAGTCGCAGTCGCAGACCCAGGACACGCCACGCTTCGACAAGCAGTGA
- a CDS encoding response regulator transcription factor: MTIRVLLVDDQALLRSAFRVLVDSEPDMEVVGEASDGAEAVRLTRDERADVVLMDIRMPGTDGLTATRLITADPGLAHVRVVMLTTFEVDEYVVQSLRAGASGFLGKGAEPEELLNAIRIAAGGEALLSPAATKGLIAKFLAQGDGLDEERDPARAERLDALTGREREVLVQVAGGHSNDEIAERLEVSPLTVKTHVNRAMAKLGARDRAQLVVIAYESGLVRPRVD, encoded by the coding sequence ATGACCATCCGTGTCCTGCTCGTGGACGACCAGGCACTGCTGCGCAGCGCCTTCCGCGTACTCGTCGACTCCGAGCCCGACATGGAGGTCGTGGGGGAGGCGTCCGACGGCGCGGAGGCCGTGCGGCTGACGCGGGACGAGCGCGCCGACGTGGTGCTGATGGACATCCGGATGCCGGGGACCGACGGGCTCACCGCCACGCGGCTGATCACCGCCGACCCGGGGCTCGCGCACGTTCGGGTGGTCATGCTGACGACCTTCGAGGTCGACGAGTACGTGGTGCAGTCGCTGCGGGCCGGGGCGTCCGGGTTCCTCGGGAAGGGGGCCGAGCCCGAGGAGCTGCTGAACGCCATCCGGATCGCCGCCGGTGGCGAGGCGCTGCTGTCGCCGGCGGCCACCAAGGGGCTGATCGCCAAGTTCCTCGCGCAGGGCGACGGCTTGGACGAGGAGCGGGATCCCGCCCGCGCCGAGCGGCTCGACGCGCTCACCGGGCGCGAGCGCGAGGTGCTCGTCCAGGTCGCGGGCGGTCATTCGAACGACGAGATCGCCGAGCGGCTGGAAGTCAGCCCGCTGACCGTGAAAACGCACGTCAACCGGGCCATGGCGAAGCTCGGTGCGCGCGACCGCGCGCAACTGGTGGTCATCGCGTACGAGTCCGGGCTGGTCCGCCCAAGAGTGGACTGA
- a CDS encoding class I SAM-dependent methyltransferase, whose translation MARQLDEQIAARFPVGQRLRVLDVGMGQGTQALRLARAGHQVTGLEQDAKMLAVAREALAAEPEGIRGRVRLIEGDGRETGVHFLPGSFDVVLCHGVLMYVAEPDALLAGLARMLAPGGLLSLLVRNADALAMRPGLSGDWSSTLASFDTTAYTNRLGLDVRADRLATLTSTLAGIGASLHAWYGVRVFTDTAVDGAAIPPDVVSLLAAEERAGRTDPYRQVAALLHLCGVRG comes from the coding sequence GTGGCCCGGCAGCTCGACGAGCAGATAGCCGCGCGGTTCCCGGTGGGCCAGCGGCTGCGGGTCCTCGACGTCGGGATGGGCCAGGGCACCCAGGCGCTGCGCCTCGCCCGGGCCGGGCATCAGGTGACCGGGCTCGAACAGGACGCGAAGATGCTCGCCGTGGCCCGCGAGGCGCTGGCCGCCGAGCCCGAGGGCATCCGCGGCCGTGTCCGCCTCATCGAGGGCGACGGGCGTGAGACGGGCGTCCACTTCCTGCCCGGCAGCTTCGACGTGGTGCTGTGCCACGGCGTACTGATGTACGTGGCGGAGCCGGACGCCCTGCTGGCGGGCCTTGCCCGGATGCTGGCCCCGGGCGGACTGCTCTCGCTGCTCGTGCGGAACGCCGACGCGCTGGCGATGCGGCCCGGGCTGTCCGGGGACTGGTCGTCGACGCTGGCCTCGTTCGACACGACCGCGTACACCAACCGGCTCGGCCTCGACGTCCGCGCCGACCGGCTCGCCACGCTGACGTCCACGCTCGCGGGGATCGGAGCGTCGCTGCACGCCTGGTACGGGGTGCGGGTCTTCACGGACACCGCCGTCGACGGGGCCGCGATTCCGCCGGATGTGGTGAGTCTGCTGGCCGCGGAGGAGCGGGCTGGGCGTACGGATCCCTATCGGCAGGTGGCGGCGTTGCTGCACCTGTGCGGAGTGCGCGGCTGA
- a CDS encoding carbohydrate kinase family protein, with translation MRIAVTGSIATDHLMTFPGRFADQLVADQLHTVSLSFLVDNLDVRRGGVGANIAFGMGQLGTRPILVGAAGSDFDEYRAWLDRHGVDTDSVRISEVLHTARFVCTTDADHNQIGSFYTGAMSEARLIELKAVADRVGGLDLVLIGADDPEAMLRHTEECRSRAIPFSADFSQQIARMNGDEIRILLDGATYLFSNEYEKGLIESKTGWTDEEILSKVGHRVTTLGAQGVRIERAGEDPIEVGCPEEERKADPTGVGDAFRAGFLSGLAWGVSLERAAQVGCMLATLVIETVGTQEYQLRRAHFMDRFTKAYGHEAAAEVQAHLA, from the coding sequence GTGCGTATCGCAGTCACCGGCTCCATCGCCACCGACCACCTCATGACCTTCCCCGGCCGTTTCGCCGACCAGCTGGTCGCGGACCAGCTGCACACGGTCTCCCTCTCCTTCCTGGTCGACAACCTCGACGTACGCCGGGGCGGGGTCGGCGCGAACATCGCCTTCGGCATGGGTCAGCTCGGCACCCGGCCGATCCTGGTCGGGGCGGCGGGCTCCGACTTCGACGAGTACCGCGCGTGGCTGGACCGCCACGGCGTGGACACCGACTCGGTCCGCATCTCCGAGGTGCTGCACACCGCGCGCTTCGTGTGCACCACCGACGCCGACCACAACCAGATCGGCTCGTTCTACACGGGCGCGATGAGCGAGGCCCGGCTCATCGAGCTCAAGGCCGTCGCGGACCGGGTCGGCGGCCTCGACCTCGTCCTGATCGGCGCGGACGACCCCGAGGCGATGCTCCGCCACACCGAGGAGTGCCGCTCCCGCGCGATCCCCTTCTCCGCCGACTTCTCGCAGCAGATCGCCCGGATGAACGGCGACGAGATCCGGATACTGCTGGACGGAGCGACGTACCTCTTCTCCAACGAGTACGAGAAGGGGCTCATCGAGTCGAAGACCGGCTGGACGGACGAGGAGATCCTGTCCAAGGTCGGCCACCGCGTGACCACCCTCGGCGCGCAGGGCGTGCGCATCGAGCGCGCCGGCGAGGACCCGATCGAGGTCGGCTGCCCGGAGGAGGAGCGCAAGGCCGACCCGACCGGTGTCGGCGACGCGTTCCGCGCGGGCTTCCTCTCCGGCCTCGCCTGGGGCGTCTCCCTGGAGCGCGCCGCCCAGGTCGGCTGCATGCTCGCCACGCTGGTCATCGAGACGGTCGGCACCCAGGAGTACCAGCTCCGCCGCGCCCACTTCATGGACCGCTTCACCAAGGCGTACGGGCACGAAGCCGCCGCCGAGGTCCAGGCTCACCTGGCCTAG
- a CDS encoding sensor histidine kinase produces MSTLERTRDWPRAHPLALDAALAAGVLASMVAGSFVDPHGENGAAWGARTPNALSLTLMVLGAAALVFRRRAPMTVLAATGAVSLVELATGDPRAPVAMSAVVALFTVASATDRPTTWRVGLVTMTVLTAVAMLAGPMPWYAQENLGIFAWTGMAAAAGDAVRSRRAWVQAIKERAERAERTREEEARRRVAEERLRIARDLHDVVAHHIALVNVQAGVAAHVMDKRPDQAKEALAHVREASRSALNELRATVGLLRQSGDPEAPTEPAPGLARLDELADTFRNAGLPVEVARCDHGVSLPAAVDLAAYRVIQEALTNVQKHAGPEAKAEVSVVRVGPNVEVTVLDNGPGQDDGPEEGGGHGLLGMRERVTALGGSCTAGPRYGGGFRVHAILPVKNRTSARGDSV; encoded by the coding sequence GTGAGCACCCTAGAGCGCACGAGGGACTGGCCCCGCGCCCACCCCCTCGCCCTGGACGCCGCCCTCGCCGCAGGCGTCCTCGCCAGCATGGTCGCCGGCTCCTTCGTCGACCCCCACGGCGAGAACGGCGCGGCCTGGGGCGCCCGCACCCCCAACGCCCTCAGCCTCACCCTGATGGTGCTCGGCGCCGCGGCCCTGGTCTTCCGCCGCCGCGCCCCGATGACGGTCCTCGCGGCGACGGGAGCCGTCTCCCTCGTCGAGCTGGCCACCGGCGACCCCAGAGCCCCGGTGGCGATGTCCGCCGTCGTCGCCCTCTTCACCGTCGCCTCGGCCACCGACCGCCCCACGACCTGGCGCGTCGGACTGGTCACCATGACCGTCCTGACCGCGGTCGCGATGCTCGCCGGCCCGATGCCCTGGTACGCCCAGGAAAACCTCGGCATCTTCGCCTGGACCGGCATGGCCGCCGCGGCAGGCGACGCCGTACGGAGCCGTCGCGCCTGGGTGCAAGCCATCAAGGAGCGCGCCGAACGCGCCGAACGCACCCGCGAGGAAGAGGCCCGCCGCCGCGTCGCCGAGGAGCGGCTGCGGATCGCCCGTGATCTGCACGACGTCGTCGCCCATCACATCGCCCTGGTGAACGTCCAAGCGGGCGTCGCCGCCCACGTCATGGACAAGCGGCCGGACCAGGCCAAGGAAGCCCTCGCGCACGTCCGCGAGGCCAGTCGCTCCGCCCTGAACGAACTCCGCGCCACCGTGGGGTTGTTGAGGCAGTCCGGCGACCCCGAGGCGCCCACCGAGCCCGCCCCCGGCCTGGCCCGTCTCGACGAGCTCGCCGACACCTTCCGCAACGCGGGCCTCCCCGTCGAGGTGGCCCGCTGCGACCACGGCGTCAGCCTTCCCGCGGCCGTCGACCTCGCCGCGTACCGCGTCATCCAGGAAGCCCTCACCAATGTGCAGAAGCACGCGGGCCCTGAGGCGAAGGCCGAGGTCAGCGTCGTACGCGTAGGACCGAATGTGGAAGTCACCGTCCTCGACAACGGGCCCGGGCAGGACGACGGGCCGGAGGAGGGCGGCGGGCATGGGCTGCTCGGCATGCGTGAGAGGGTGACGGCACTCGGCGGCAGCTGTACGGCCGGTCCCCGGTACGGAGGCGGTTTCCGGGTCCATGCGATCCTTCCGGTCAAGAACCGCACGTCTGCCAGGGGGGACTCCGTATGA
- a CDS encoding S1C family serine protease: MEAHPRRPRPRTFRFVGPVAVLACSAALLSGCSDGSSSSRKDGSTTTQAAAPASAAADLEDDFLKVIKDVLPSVVQIRASKDLGSGVVYDDQGHIVTNAHVVGNEKTFKVTTANSEDELTATLVYAYPDQDLAVIKLDKAPSGLKAATLGDSSKVQVGQIVLAMGSPLGLSSSVTQGIVSGTGRTVSEGRSGGGTGATIANLVQTSAAINPGNSGGALVNLDSQVIGIPTLAATDPNFGGNAAPGIGFAIPASMVKTIADQIIKEGRVTDSGRATLDITGRTVVDDNYRATGVAVVDVKTGGAADKAGIRPGDVITKLGDTPITTITSLSEALAADKPGEKTTVTLMRGGSEKTVDVTLGEI, from the coding sequence ATGGAAGCTCACCCCCGGCGCCCTCGTCCGCGTACCTTCCGGTTCGTTGGGCCCGTAGCCGTGCTCGCCTGTTCGGCCGCACTGCTCTCCGGCTGTTCGGACGGCTCCTCGTCGTCCAGGAAGGACGGCTCGACGACGACGCAGGCGGCGGCCCCCGCCTCCGCGGCCGCCGACCTTGAGGACGACTTCCTGAAGGTGATCAAGGACGTTCTGCCGTCGGTGGTGCAGATCCGGGCGAGCAAGGATCTGGGGTCGGGAGTGGTGTACGACGACCAGGGACACATCGTCACCAACGCGCACGTGGTCGGGAACGAGAAGACGTTCAAGGTCACGACCGCCAACAGTGAGGACGAGCTGACGGCGACACTCGTCTACGCCTACCCGGACCAGGATCTCGCCGTCATCAAGCTCGACAAGGCACCCAGCGGGCTGAAAGCGGCGACCCTCGGGGACTCCTCGAAGGTCCAGGTCGGCCAGATCGTGCTGGCGATGGGGTCGCCGCTCGGGCTGTCGTCCAGTGTGACCCAGGGCATTGTCTCGGGAACCGGACGCACCGTCAGCGAGGGCCGTAGCGGCGGCGGTACGGGCGCCACCATCGCGAACCTGGTGCAGACGTCGGCGGCCATCAACCCCGGCAACAGCGGCGGCGCGCTGGTGAATCTGGACAGTCAGGTCATCGGCATCCCCACGCTCGCCGCCACCGACCCCAATTTCGGGGGCAACGCGGCGCCCGGCATCGGGTTCGCGATCCCCGCGTCGATGGTGAAGACGATCGCCGACCAGATCATCAAGGAGGGCCGGGTCACCGACTCGGGGCGGGCCACGCTCGACATCACGGGCCGTACGGTCGTCGACGACAACTACCGGGCCACGGGGGTCGCCGTCGTCGACGTGAAGACGGGCGGCGCGGCCGACAAGGCGGGCATCCGGCCCGGCGACGTCATCACCAAGCTCGGCGACACCCCCATCACCACGATCACCTCGCTGTCGGAGGCGCTCGCGGCCGACAAGCCGGGCGAGAAGACGACGGTGACGTTGATGAGGGGTGGGAGCGAGAAGACGGTGGATGTGACGCTGGGCGAGATCTGA
- a CDS encoding iron-sulfur cluster assembly accessory protein → MSVSDETSTVTDGIILSDAAAAKVKALLDQEGREDLALRVAVQPGGCSGLRYQLFFDERSLDGDVVKDFGGVKVVTDRMSAPYLGGASIDFVDTIEKQGFTIDNPNATGSCACGDSFS, encoded by the coding sequence ATGTCCGTATCGGACGAGACCAGCACCGTCACCGACGGCATCATCCTGTCCGACGCCGCCGCGGCGAAGGTCAAGGCCCTGCTCGACCAGGAAGGCCGCGAGGACCTCGCGCTGCGCGTCGCCGTCCAGCCCGGCGGCTGCTCCGGCCTGCGCTACCAGCTCTTCTTCGACGAGCGCTCCCTCGACGGCGATGTCGTCAAGGACTTCGGCGGCGTCAAGGTCGTCACCGACCGCATGAGCGCCCCGTACCTGGGCGGCGCGTCCATCGACTTCGTGGACACCATCGAGAAGCAGGGCTTCACGATCGACAACCCGAACGCGACGGGCTCCTGCGCCTGTGGCGACTCCTTCAGCTAA
- the pspAA gene encoding PspA-associated protein PspAA — protein MIVRIMGEGQVRLDDSHLTELNKLDDELLAEMESGDETGFRRTLNTLLDAVRRLGAPLPDDALEPSDLILPSPDATLEGVRELLSDEGLIPG, from the coding sequence ATGATCGTACGGATCATGGGGGAGGGGCAGGTGAGGCTGGACGACAGCCACCTCACCGAACTGAACAAGCTGGACGACGAGCTGCTCGCCGAAATGGAGAGCGGCGACGAGACCGGCTTCCGCCGCACCCTGAACACCCTCCTGGACGCGGTACGCCGTCTTGGCGCCCCGCTCCCCGACGACGCCCTCGAACCCTCGGATCTCATCCTCCCCTCCCCCGACGCCACCCTCGAAGGGGTCCGGGAGCTGCTGAGCGACGAGGGCCTGATCCCCGGCTGA